In Streptomyces seoulensis, the following are encoded in one genomic region:
- a CDS encoding cytochrome ubiquinol oxidase subunit I, giving the protein MYLALAPDTIARWQFGMTTVYHYLFVPLTISLVAITAGLETAYVRTGRTKYFHATKFWGKLFLINIALGVVTGLVQEFQFGMNWSAYSRFVGDVFGAPLAMEALLAFFFESTFIGLWIFGWDKLPKKIHCACIWMVSIGTILSTYFILAANSFMQNPVGFSLDKAAGKAHLTDIGAVLFQKLNLVVVAHTLTAAFLTGAAFVMGISAMHLWRAARLQRRGRPTDLKQVAAMRTSLRLGLVLAVVFGLGTAISGDKLGEVMFEQQPMKMAAAEALWDKEAPAPFSAFSVPDVAHQRNSVDVQVPGLLSFLAHKDFHSAVPGINDTAKAEAAAYGGSPAEYIPNVPMTYWGFRAMILFGMTSFTLGAAGLWLTRRKFWVAPEHRTGSFDVPRLMLTRNRELGAVGAGLAWRAGILTMAFPVIANSFGWIFTAMGRQPWAVTGLLRTVDAVSPNVSLTEQLITLIGFSLLYIALAVVELKLLVKYAGAGPVTTERPPLRDIKLGGASTLEGSPRDADKPLAFAY; this is encoded by the coding sequence GTGTATCTGGCACTGGCCCCGGACACCATCGCGCGATGGCAGTTCGGGATGACCACCGTCTACCACTACCTGTTCGTGCCCCTCACCATCAGTCTGGTGGCGATCACGGCGGGCCTGGAGACGGCGTACGTCCGCACGGGCAGGACGAAGTACTTCCACGCCACCAAGTTCTGGGGCAAGCTCTTCCTGATCAACATCGCGCTGGGTGTCGTCACCGGGCTGGTGCAGGAGTTCCAGTTCGGGATGAACTGGTCCGCCTACTCCCGCTTCGTGGGCGATGTCTTCGGCGCGCCGCTCGCCATGGAGGCCCTGCTGGCCTTCTTCTTCGAGTCCACCTTCATCGGACTGTGGATCTTCGGCTGGGACAAGCTGCCCAAGAAGATCCACTGCGCGTGCATCTGGATGGTCTCGATCGGCACGATCCTGTCGACGTACTTCATCCTCGCCGCCAACTCCTTCATGCAGAACCCGGTCGGCTTCAGCCTGGACAAGGCGGCCGGCAAGGCGCATCTGACCGACATCGGCGCGGTGCTCTTCCAGAAGCTCAACCTGGTGGTGGTCGCCCACACCCTGACGGCCGCGTTCCTGACCGGCGCCGCCTTCGTCATGGGGATCTCGGCCATGCACCTGTGGCGTGCCGCCCGGCTCCAGCGCCGGGGCAGGCCCACCGACCTCAAGCAGGTCGCGGCCATGCGGACCTCGCTCCGGCTCGGCCTGGTGCTGGCCGTCGTCTTCGGCCTCGGCACCGCGATCAGCGGTGACAAGCTCGGCGAGGTGATGTTCGAGCAGCAGCCGATGAAGATGGCCGCAGCCGAGGCACTGTGGGACAAGGAGGCACCGGCCCCCTTCTCCGCCTTCTCGGTCCCGGACGTCGCCCACCAGCGCAACAGCGTCGACGTACAGGTCCCCGGCCTGCTCTCCTTCCTGGCGCACAAGGACTTCCACTCGGCGGTCCCCGGCATCAACGACACGGCGAAGGCCGAGGCGGCCGCGTACGGCGGTTCGCCGGCCGAGTACATCCCGAACGTCCCCATGACGTACTGGGGTTTCCGGGCGATGATCCTGTTCGGCATGACCTCCTTCACCCTCGGCGCGGCCGGACTCTGGCTGACGCGAAGGAAGTTCTGGGTCGCCCCCGAGCACCGCACCGGCTCCTTCGACGTGCCCCGGCTGATGCTCACCAGGAACCGCGAACTGGGCGCCGTGGGCGCCGGTCTGGCCTGGCGGGCGGGCATCCTCACGATGGCCTTCCCGGTGATCGCCAACTCCTTCGGCTGGATCTTCACCGCGATGGGCCGTCAGCCCTGGGCCGTCACCGGCCTGTTGCGCACCGTGGACGCGGTCTCCCCGAACGTCTCGCTGACCGAGCAGCTCATCACGCTCATCGGCTTCAGCCTGCTGTACATCGCGCTCGCCGTGGTCGAGCTCAAGCTGCTGGTGAAGTACGCGGGCGCCGGACCGGTCACCACCGAACGGCCACCGCTCAGGGACATCAAGCTCGGTGGCGCCTCCACGCTCGAGGGCTCCCCGAGGGACGCCGACAAGCCGCTCGCCTTCGCCTACTGA
- a CDS encoding FdhF/YdeP family oxidoreductase, producing the protein MSSSIEDPIDELTVTPPKTWATGVPAVTHALEYSLSQTSPRRTMLTLLNINQIDGIDCPGCAWPEDKKRHFNEYCENGAKHINDEATSRRVTREFFQQYSIAELDSKSDYWLNQQGRLTEPMVKWPGATHYEPISWEKAFEVLAKELKQLTSPDEAMFYVSGRLNNEAAFLLQLFSRAFGTNNLPDCSNMCHESTGWGLGAALGIGKGSVSLDDIHHSDLIFLVGQNPGTNHPRMLAALEETKRNGGEVVAVNTLPEAGLMRFKHPQKARGVIGNGTQIADQFVHIRAGGDMALFQGLNKLLLDAEDAAPGTVLDHQWIRKNSRGFEEFAESVRKISWDDILLATGMTLDEIKEVHERVMKSKSAIVCWAMGVTQQKHGVATIREIVNFLMLRGNLGKPGAGVCPVRGHSNVQGDRTMGVWEQMSDTFLDALGREFGFEPPRHHGYDAVQGIRAMYEGKAKFFLGVAGNFVRATPDSEYTEQAMRNCSLTAHISTKLNRSHTVCGDTALLLPTLGRSDRDMQNGVEQWITVEDSMSDVHRSHGKLPPASKHLLSEVAIISRLAIATLGDTYGIPWQDFEADNDRIRDRISRVVPGFENFNERIRQPGGFNLPSPVNSDTFPTPSGKAEFWASRFEMPHVPAGHLLLQTLRSHDQWNTIWYAPNDRYRGIHNARRVVMVNPADLEQFGFRDGDMVDLVSVWTDKERRAESFKVVAYPTSPGSAAAYYPETNVLVPLDSVADISNCPTSKGVLIRLEPSRIPAPGLAG; encoded by the coding sequence ATGAGCAGCAGCATCGAGGACCCGATCGACGAACTGACGGTCACGCCTCCCAAGACGTGGGCGACCGGTGTCCCGGCCGTGACGCACGCGCTGGAGTACTCGCTCAGCCAGACCTCCCCGCGGCGCACCATGCTCACGCTGCTGAACATCAACCAGATCGACGGCATCGACTGTCCCGGCTGCGCCTGGCCCGAGGACAAGAAGCGGCACTTCAACGAGTACTGCGAGAACGGCGCCAAGCACATCAACGACGAGGCCACCTCGCGCCGCGTCACCCGTGAGTTCTTCCAGCAGTACTCGATCGCCGAGCTGGACTCGAAGTCCGACTACTGGCTCAACCAGCAGGGCCGGCTCACCGAGCCCATGGTGAAGTGGCCCGGCGCCACCCACTACGAGCCCATCAGCTGGGAGAAGGCGTTCGAGGTCCTGGCCAAGGAGCTGAAGCAGCTCACCTCCCCCGACGAGGCGATGTTCTACGTCTCGGGCCGGCTGAACAACGAGGCCGCCTTCCTCCTCCAGCTGTTCTCCCGCGCGTTCGGCACCAACAACCTGCCCGACTGCTCCAACATGTGCCACGAGTCCACCGGCTGGGGCCTCGGCGCCGCGCTCGGCATCGGCAAGGGCAGCGTCTCACTGGACGACATCCACCACTCCGACCTGATCTTCCTGGTCGGCCAGAACCCCGGCACCAACCACCCGCGCATGCTCGCCGCGCTGGAGGAGACCAAGCGCAACGGCGGCGAGGTCGTCGCGGTCAACACCCTCCCCGAAGCCGGCCTGATGCGGTTCAAGCACCCGCAGAAGGCGCGCGGTGTCATCGGCAACGGCACCCAGATCGCCGACCAGTTCGTGCACATCCGCGCCGGCGGCGACATGGCCCTCTTCCAGGGCCTCAACAAGCTGCTGCTCGACGCCGAGGACGCCGCGCCGGGCACCGTGCTCGACCACCAGTGGATCCGGAAGAACTCCCGCGGCTTCGAGGAGTTCGCCGAGAGCGTCCGCAAGATCTCCTGGGACGACATCCTCCTCGCCACGGGCATGACCCTGGACGAGATCAAGGAGGTCCATGAGCGGGTCATGAAGAGCAAGAGCGCCATCGTCTGCTGGGCGATGGGCGTGACCCAGCAGAAGCACGGTGTCGCCACCATCCGCGAGATCGTCAACTTCCTGATGCTGCGCGGCAACCTCGGCAAGCCCGGCGCCGGTGTCTGCCCGGTCCGCGGCCACTCCAACGTGCAGGGCGACCGCACGATGGGCGTCTGGGAGCAGATGTCCGACACGTTCCTGGACGCGCTCGGCCGCGAGTTCGGCTTCGAGCCGCCCCGCCACCACGGCTACGACGCCGTGCAGGGCATCCGCGCGATGTACGAGGGCAAGGCCAAGTTCTTCCTCGGCGTGGCCGGCAACTTCGTCCGCGCCACCCCGGACAGCGAGTACACCGAGCAGGCCATGCGCAACTGCTCGCTGACCGCGCACATCTCGACCAAGCTCAACCGCTCCCACACCGTCTGCGGCGACACCGCGCTGCTGCTGCCCACCCTGGGCCGCAGCGACCGGGACATGCAGAACGGCGTCGAGCAGTGGATCACCGTCGAGGACTCGATGAGCGACGTCCACCGCTCGCACGGCAAGCTGCCCCCGGCCTCCAAGCACCTGCTCAGCGAGGTCGCCATCATCAGCCGCCTGGCGATCGCCACCCTCGGCGACACGTACGGCATCCCGTGGCAGGACTTCGAGGCCGACAACGACCGTATCCGGGACCGGATCTCCCGCGTCGTGCCCGGCTTCGAGAACTTCAACGAGCGCATCCGGCAGCCCGGAGGGTTCAACCTGCCGAGCCCGGTCAACAGCGACACCTTCCCGACCCCGAGCGGCAAGGCCGAGTTCTGGGCCAGCCGGTTCGAGATGCCGCACGTGCCCGCAGGCCACCTGCTGCTCCAGACGCTGCGCTCGCACGACCAGTGGAACACCATCTGGTACGCGCCCAACGACCGCTACCGGGGCATCCACAACGCCCGCCGGGTCGTCATGGTCAACCCGGCCGACCTGGAGCAGTTCGGCTTCCGCGACGGCGACATGGTCGACCTGGTCAGCGTGTGGACCGACAAGGAGCGCCGCGCCGAGTCCTTCAAGGTCGTCGCCTACCCGACGAGCCCCGGCTCCGCCGCCGCGTACTACCCGGAGACCAACGTGCTCGTCCCGCTGGACAGCGTCGCCGACATCAGCAACTGCCCCACCTCCAAGGGCGTGCTGATCCGGCTGGAGCCGTCCCGCATCCCGGCCCCCGGCCTCGCCGGCTGA
- the fdhD gene encoding formate dehydrogenase accessory sulfurtransferase FdhD — protein MGRVTVRRRVLRIRDGASSHRPDTLAAEEPMEIRVGGRPLTVTMRTPGDDFDLAAGFLVSEGVAHAEADVAGIRYCLGATDDGSNTYNVVDVVLGPGVEAPDASLERNFYTTSSCGLCGKASLDAVRTVAAWSVADDGLRMSPQMLATLPEKLRAAQKVFDSTGGLHAAGLFSSDGELLCLREDVGRHNAVDKVVGHALRSGMLPLRGCVLMVSGRASFELVQKAVMAGIPMLAAVSAPSSLAADLAAESGVTLVGFLRGDSMNVYTGAERLEPQPVA, from the coding sequence ATGGGACGAGTGACCGTGCGGCGTCGAGTGCTCCGCATCCGTGACGGCGCGTCCTCGCACCGCCCGGACACCCTGGCCGCCGAGGAGCCGATGGAGATCCGCGTCGGCGGCCGCCCGCTCACGGTGACCATGCGCACCCCCGGCGACGACTTCGACCTCGCCGCCGGCTTCCTGGTCAGCGAGGGCGTCGCGCACGCCGAGGCCGACGTGGCCGGCATCCGCTACTGCCTGGGCGCCACCGACGACGGCAGCAACACCTACAACGTGGTCGACGTCGTCCTCGGCCCCGGCGTCGAGGCCCCCGACGCCTCCCTGGAGCGCAACTTCTACACCACGTCCTCCTGCGGCCTGTGCGGCAAGGCCAGCCTGGACGCGGTCCGTACCGTCGCCGCCTGGTCCGTCGCCGACGACGGGCTGCGCATGAGCCCGCAGATGCTGGCGACCCTGCCGGAGAAGCTCCGTGCCGCCCAGAAGGTGTTCGACAGCACCGGCGGTCTGCACGCGGCCGGTCTCTTCTCCTCCGACGGCGAACTGCTCTGCCTGCGCGAGGACGTGGGCCGGCACAACGCCGTCGACAAGGTCGTGGGACACGCCCTGCGCTCCGGGATGCTCCCGCTGCGCGGCTGCGTCCTGATGGTCAGCGGCCGCGCCTCGTTCGAGCTGGTGCAGAAGGCGGTCATGGCCGGCATCCCGATGCTCGCCGCCGTCTCCGCCCCGTCCTCGCTCGCCGCCGACCTCGCCGCCGAGAGCGGCGTCACCCTGGTCGGCTTCCTGCGCGGCGACTCCATGAACGTCTACACCGGCGCCGAACGCCTGGAACCGCAGCCCGTCGCCTGA
- a CDS encoding LysR family transcriptional regulator, which translates to MLFRQLEYLVALSREHHFARAAQACSVSQPALSEAIRKLEDELDVPLVRRGRKYEGLTPEGERIVVWAQRILADRDALRDEVGALRCGLSGRMRIGSVPTASAAVSLLTGPFCTEHPLVTVEVIADLQSEDILRQLQNFEIDAGITYLPEELSGHFQAIPLYEERYVLLITAADGLAHQSTATWAEAARLPLCLLNESMQGRRVLDDVFAKAGAKPVPRVETDSVAALFAHVRTGRWASVVPHAWLHVFGVPHGMRAVPLVEPDWTVPVGLVTTSQQPGSVMARALTEVATETDVAGALERLPGGPALPLA; encoded by the coding sequence GTGCTGTTTCGCCAACTCGAATACCTCGTCGCTCTCTCGCGGGAGCACCATTTCGCCCGCGCCGCCCAGGCGTGCTCCGTCTCCCAGCCCGCGCTCTCCGAGGCGATCCGGAAGCTGGAGGACGAACTTGACGTGCCGTTGGTCCGCCGCGGCCGCAAGTACGAGGGGCTCACTCCGGAGGGCGAGCGCATCGTCGTGTGGGCGCAGCGGATTCTCGCGGACCGGGACGCGCTGCGGGACGAGGTCGGCGCCCTGCGCTGCGGGCTGAGCGGGCGGATGCGGATCGGCTCGGTGCCGACCGCGTCCGCGGCCGTCTCCCTGCTGACCGGTCCGTTCTGCACGGAGCATCCGCTGGTCACCGTGGAAGTGATAGCGGATCTTCAGTCGGAGGACATTCTCCGGCAGCTCCAGAATTTCGAGATCGACGCCGGAATCACGTATCTGCCGGAAGAACTCTCGGGGCATTTCCAGGCCATTCCGCTCTATGAGGAACGTTATGTGCTGCTGATCACCGCGGCCGACGGTCTGGCGCATCAGTCGACGGCGACCTGGGCGGAGGCCGCCCGGCTCCCGCTGTGTCTGCTGAACGAGTCGATGCAGGGCCGGCGGGTGCTGGACGACGTGTTCGCCAAGGCGGGCGCGAAGCCGGTGCCCCGGGTGGAGACGGACTCCGTGGCCGCGCTGTTCGCGCACGTCAGGACCGGCCGGTGGGCGAGCGTCGTCCCGCACGCCTGGCTGCACGTGTTCGGTGTGCCGCACGGCATGCGGGCGGTGCCGCTGGTGGAGCCCGACTGGACGGTGCCGGTGGGCCTGGTGACGACGTCCCAGCAGCCGGGGTCGGTGATGGCCCGCGCGCTGACCGAGGTCGCCACCGAGACGGACGTGGCCGGCGCCCTGGAGCGCCTGCCCGGCGGTCCCGCGCTGCCGCTCGCGTAG
- a CDS encoding FUSC family protein, producing the protein MKRGNTSQLTAGLARVLSPRGSFQMAKVSGALPFALRAALTMALPTLPLVLLGHPDLAVFPALGAFTITFERSLPLRRRSRLWVLALVAVAMTAAVGLGSLLAVWVGPSGPWNQGLAAVVGMAAVAGLAKFGCDYAGLRGLGAVLILVAFAITAEGTPALTDVLPHTALTALGAAIAWLVCLPNSLQPERLQRLALADALECFARALEAAGPIETSKARHQAIVAALRAHHALNDPDDGDGVLGLTRRTPGRPVTGYSADYVWALLTTDTWRDAEGEAVARHLREQARTLSDRRWHTLLPLPEELLEPHTGDSAPGRPATVVPAPPRTRPPTPPASAAHTDGRPAGTRGRRRRRAAAFLPTAVRTFVGTAAAGGIALFLGVGHSYWAAISAAAVLHSVNVWSTMQRAVQRTLGTAIGLLLTSAVLFLHPGPVTIICLIIVFEFCLEYVVARNYGLGVIFLTPLALLLSELSSPVSASRLLHDRVIGSGIGISVGLVCALLLVHGRAAVRMREALHLCTVVSDQAEHALHSTAGRRRVAQVQLAASAVELYEAKEAASGELRPTGVDPAAVAAAEHRAYDLLGRLSRAVLADDRARRGRGRRRPGAARPS; encoded by the coding sequence ATGAAACGCGGCAACACCTCTCAGCTCACCGCTGGACTGGCCCGTGTTCTCTCGCCACGCGGCTCCTTCCAGATGGCCAAGGTCAGCGGGGCGCTCCCTTTCGCGCTGCGGGCCGCGCTCACCATGGCGCTGCCCACCCTGCCGCTGGTGCTGCTCGGCCACCCGGACCTCGCCGTCTTCCCGGCCCTGGGCGCCTTCACCATCACCTTCGAGCGCAGCCTCCCGCTGCGCCGCCGCAGCCGGCTGTGGGTGCTCGCACTGGTCGCCGTGGCGATGACGGCCGCCGTGGGGCTCGGCTCGCTGCTCGCCGTCTGGGTGGGGCCCTCCGGCCCCTGGAACCAGGGCCTCGCCGCCGTGGTGGGCATGGCCGCGGTCGCCGGACTCGCCAAGTTCGGCTGTGACTACGCCGGGCTGCGGGGCCTCGGGGCCGTCCTGATCCTGGTCGCCTTCGCCATCACCGCCGAGGGCACGCCCGCCCTCACCGACGTGCTGCCGCACACCGCGCTCACCGCGCTCGGCGCGGCCATCGCCTGGCTGGTGTGCCTGCCCAACTCCCTCCAGCCAGAGCGGCTCCAGCGGCTCGCGCTCGCCGACGCCCTGGAGTGCTTCGCCCGCGCCCTGGAGGCCGCCGGGCCGATCGAGACCTCCAAGGCCCGCCACCAGGCCATCGTCGCCGCGCTGCGCGCCCACCACGCGCTCAACGACCCCGACGACGGCGACGGCGTCCTCGGCCTCACCCGCCGGACCCCCGGACGGCCCGTCACCGGCTACTCCGCCGACTACGTCTGGGCCCTGCTGACCACCGACACCTGGCGCGACGCCGAGGGCGAGGCCGTCGCCCGCCACCTGCGCGAACAGGCGCGAACGCTCTCCGACCGCCGCTGGCACACCCTGCTGCCGCTGCCCGAGGAACTGCTGGAGCCGCACACCGGTGACAGCGCCCCCGGCCGCCCCGCCACCGTAGTCCCCGCCCCGCCCAGGACCCGGCCGCCGACCCCGCCCGCCTCGGCCGCGCACACCGACGGCAGACCCGCCGGGACCCGCGGACGGCGCCGCCGCCGGGCCGCCGCCTTCCTGCCGACCGCCGTACGGACCTTCGTCGGCACCGCGGCGGCCGGCGGGATCGCCCTCTTCCTCGGCGTCGGCCACAGCTACTGGGCCGCGATCTCCGCCGCCGCCGTGCTGCACTCCGTCAACGTGTGGAGCACCATGCAGCGGGCCGTGCAGCGCACCCTCGGCACCGCCATCGGGCTGCTGCTGACCAGCGCCGTCCTCTTCCTGCACCCCGGCCCGGTGACGATCATCTGCCTGATCATCGTCTTCGAGTTCTGCCTCGAGTACGTCGTCGCCCGCAACTACGGCCTCGGCGTCATCTTCCTCACCCCGCTCGCCCTGCTGCTCAGCGAGCTGTCCTCGCCGGTCTCCGCCTCCCGGCTGCTGCACGACCGCGTGATCGGAAGCGGCATCGGCATCAGCGTCGGCCTGGTCTGCGCCCTGCTCCTGGTGCACGGCCGGGCCGCCGTCCGCATGCGCGAGGCGCTGCACCTGTGCACGGTCGTCTCCGACCAGGCCGAGCACGCCCTGCACAGCACGGCCGGCCGGCGCCGGGTGGCCCAGGTGCAGCTGGCCGCCTCCGCCGTCGAGCTGTACGAGGCGAAGGAGGCGGCGAGCGGCGAACTGCGGCCCACCGGCGTCGACCCCGCCGCCGTCGCCGCCGCCGAGCACCGCGCGTACGACCTGCTGGGGCGGCTCAGCCGGGCCGTGCTCGCCGACGACCGCGCCAGACGCGGCCGGGGCCGCAGACGCCCCGGAGCGGCTCGGCCGTCGTGA
- a CDS encoding Dyp-type peroxidase: MTETQPVVVPPARAAVFLVVTIDEGGEDTVRGLLEDVQSLRRSTGYRDPDAQLSCVVGIGSAAWDRLFSGPRPAELHPFVQLDGERHKAPGTPGDLLFHVRGRRMDIVFELARQFAQRLKGAATVVDEVHGFKFFDDRDLLGFVDGSANPEGERAADSVYVGDEDPDFQGGSYVIVQKYLHDMDAWHALSTEAQERAIGRSKLANIEFPDDVKAPDSHVVLNTIEGKDGRELKIVRENMPFGTIGDDEYGTYFIGYARTPDVTERMLRNMFLGRQPGQHDRILDYSTAVTGCLFYVPTVAFLDALPAAPEKKAERDIALNAS, from the coding sequence ATGACCGAGACACAGCCCGTCGTCGTTCCTCCGGCCAGGGCGGCGGTATTCCTCGTGGTCACCATCGACGAGGGCGGCGAGGACACCGTACGAGGCTTGCTGGAGGACGTGCAGTCGCTGCGCCGCTCCACCGGATACCGCGATCCCGACGCCCAGTTGAGCTGCGTGGTCGGCATAGGCTCCGCGGCCTGGGACCGCCTCTTCAGCGGGCCGCGCCCCGCGGAGCTGCACCCCTTCGTCCAGCTGGACGGCGAGCGCCACAAGGCCCCCGGCACCCCCGGCGACCTCCTCTTCCATGTGCGCGGCCGCCGCATGGACATCGTGTTCGAGCTGGCCCGGCAGTTCGCCCAGCGGCTCAAGGGCGCCGCGACGGTCGTGGACGAGGTGCACGGCTTCAAGTTCTTCGACGACCGCGACCTGCTCGGCTTCGTGGACGGCAGCGCCAACCCCGAGGGCGAGCGCGCCGCCGACTCGGTGTACGTCGGTGACGAGGACCCGGACTTCCAGGGCGGCAGCTATGTCATCGTGCAGAAGTACCTGCACGACATGGACGCCTGGCACGCCCTGTCCACGGAGGCGCAGGAGCGCGCCATCGGCCGGTCCAAGCTCGCCAACATCGAGTTCCCGGACGACGTGAAGGCCCCCGACTCCCACGTCGTGCTCAACACGATCGAGGGCAAGGACGGCCGCGAGCTGAAGATCGTCCGCGAGAACATGCCGTTCGGCACCATCGGCGACGACGAGTACGGCACCTACTTCATCGGCTACGCACGTACCCCCGACGTCACCGAGCGGATGCTCCGGAACATGTTCCTCGGCCGGCAGCCCGGACAGCACGACCGGATCCTCGACTACTCGACGGCCGTCACCGGTTGCCTCTTCTACGTCCCGACCGTGGCGTTCCTCGACGCGCTCCCCGCGGCCCCGGAGAAGAAGGCCGAGCGGGACATAGCCCTCAACGCCTCATAG
- a CDS encoding glutamate decarboxylase, giving the protein MSPLSHGTSQQQPDEPALAVNPFSGQANPVSGMTEDPPKHRLAERPLAPDTAYQVVRDELMLDGNARLNLATFVTTWMEPQAGRLMGESRDKNIIDKDEYPRTAELERRCVAMLADLWNAPDPSQVVGCSTTGSSEACMLAGLAMKRRWTQRNADRYPGSARPNLVLGINAQVCWEKFCNYWEVEARQLPMEGDRFHLDPHEAVELCDENTIGVVGILGSTFDGSYEPIAQLCAALDAYQERTGIDIPVHVDGASGAMIAPFLDPDLQWDFRLPRVASINTSGHKYGLVYPGVGWALWRDKAALPEDLIFRVNYLGGDMPTFALNFSRPGSQVIAQYYTFLRLGREGFRAVQQATRDVAMSLARKVEDMGDFTLLTRGDQLPVFAFTTADHVTSYDVFDISRRMRETGWLVPAYTFPPNRQDLAVMRVVCRNGFTRDLADLFAQDLARLLPELRDQPHPMVRDHQAGTGFHHSENRAER; this is encoded by the coding sequence ATGTCGCCTCTCTCGCACGGCACTTCCCAGCAGCAGCCCGACGAACCCGCCCTCGCCGTCAACCCGTTCTCCGGCCAGGCGAACCCGGTGAGCGGAATGACCGAGGACCCGCCCAAGCACCGCCTGGCGGAACGGCCGCTGGCCCCCGACACCGCCTATCAGGTTGTCCGCGACGAGCTGATGCTCGACGGCAACGCCCGGCTCAACCTCGCCACCTTCGTCACCACCTGGATGGAACCCCAGGCCGGGCGGCTGATGGGCGAGTCCCGCGACAAGAACATCATCGACAAGGACGAGTACCCGCGCACCGCCGAGCTGGAGCGGCGCTGCGTGGCCATGCTCGCCGACCTGTGGAACGCCCCCGACCCCTCGCAGGTCGTGGGCTGTTCCACCACCGGCTCCAGCGAGGCGTGCATGCTCGCCGGGCTCGCCATGAAGCGCCGCTGGACCCAGCGCAACGCCGACCGCTATCCCGGCAGCGCCCGCCCCAACCTGGTCCTCGGCATCAACGCCCAGGTCTGCTGGGAGAAGTTCTGCAACTACTGGGAGGTCGAGGCCCGCCAACTCCCCATGGAGGGCGACCGGTTCCACCTCGACCCGCACGAGGCGGTCGAGCTGTGCGACGAGAACACCATCGGTGTCGTCGGCATCCTCGGCTCCACCTTCGACGGCTCCTACGAGCCCATCGCCCAGCTCTGCGCCGCCCTCGACGCCTACCAGGAGCGCACCGGCATCGACATCCCGGTGCACGTCGACGGCGCGTCCGGCGCGATGATCGCCCCGTTCCTCGACCCGGACCTTCAGTGGGACTTCCGGCTCCCGCGCGTGGCCTCCATCAACACCTCCGGCCACAAGTACGGGCTGGTCTACCCCGGCGTCGGCTGGGCGCTGTGGCGGGACAAGGCGGCGCTGCCCGAGGACCTGATCTTCCGGGTCAACTACCTCGGCGGGGACATGCCGACCTTCGCCCTCAACTTCTCCCGCCCCGGCTCCCAGGTCATCGCGCAGTACTACACCTTCCTGCGCCTGGGCCGCGAAGGCTTCCGCGCGGTGCAGCAGGCCACCCGGGACGTCGCCATGTCGCTGGCTCGGAAGGTCGAGGACATGGGCGACTTCACCTTGCTCACCCGGGGCGACCAGCTGCCGGTGTTCGCCTTCACCACCGCCGACCACGTCACGTCCTACGACGTCTTCGACATCTCCCGCCGGATGCGCGAGACCGGCTGGCTGGTGCCCGCGTACACCTTCCCGCCCAACCGGCAGGACCTCGCCGTGATGCGGGTGGTGTGCCGCAACGGCTTCACCCGCGACCTCGCCGACCTGTTCGCCCAGGACCTCGCCCGGCTGCTGCCCGAACTGCGCGACCAGCCGCACCCGATGGTCCGGGACCACCAGGCCGGGACCGGCTTCCACCACTCGGAGAACCGCGCGGAACGGTAG